From the genome of Nicotiana tabacum cultivar K326 chromosome 17, ASM71507v2, whole genome shotgun sequence:
ATTTTAGTATATTGACAAGTATTTTATGTCACAAGAATCTTAGTAGGTAATAAACAGCTGAAATTAATAGGCCAGAACATGCTTTACTTCAATATCGCTGAATTATAATAATCCTTCTTGATTTATCCTCTAGTCTGAGAAGGAAAAACACCAAGAAATTATAAAGGTCTCGAATTACATAATGTATGCAGCAGCCACCGAGAATAAGCTAAAGTAAATATCTCAATGGGACTGCTACTTTAATATTAATTGAGGGATACTCTCTTTTTAGCCAACTTtagttttctttttcaatttttgataaatacacggtgatatacctatcattttttcttttttgtgttttcttttgCCTTAAATTCGGCAAGAATGCCATTAATCAAGATCAAATGTAGTGTTGGGACATTAAAGTGTAAATCGAGCACGCCCTATGTTCCACGATCAAATGTAGTGTTAGGACATTGAAATATAAAATTGAGTACTCCTCTGTTTCATTTTATGTTATACCTTTTGTTTAGTCCGATAAAAAAAGAATGACactttttttaatttgaaaattctttgattttaaaattttcattttattctAAATCATATGTTCTTATTTAGCCATAAAAATGTGTATTTTTGATATACACCAAAGTCTTTTTTTAGTTCTTAATTTTAGAGTCCAATCAAACACCGTCATATAAAATAATACGGAGGAAGGGGAATTTTGGAGTAACGATAAAGTTGTTTTTGTGTGATCTATAAGTCACATGTTCGAGCCGTGGAGTCAGTCATTGATGATTGTATTAAGGTAGACTGTCTATATCACATCCATTTGGAGTGTGGCCCTTTCCGGAACGATGCATGAAACCGGACTGTCCTCTCATAAAATGATGCGCAGGAAGTATCTTCTTTATCCATATGGTTTAGGATCTAACGATGTGGCCACTCATGCACCTTAATATTTGAATAGTAGCAAATGCATTTGTTCTGCCTTGAAACATTGGTCCCCTGCTTCTTAAATCTCGCCCAACTTCTTATTTGTGGCATCTGTTAAAATTGTTGAGGGAAAtggtcgttttttttttcttcaatttttttgaaGAAATACTTTCAGCCAAACACCACTTGAAAAGCTGTTTAGTTTAGAAATTTTGAAAAGGACTTCTGGAGTAGTTTTGATAGCTCAAGAGTATATACGTACGTACCGTAGACATCAAAATTTTAACGGATCAACTTAAATACTAAATTCAAGATACTACAAGACGACTCTTGAAATTTTAGGAGTCTATTAGGATTACTTGGAGGTTACTCTACCCTAACCCTAGGTCACTCTTATAAAAAGGGTTACATATTCCCTTAAAGAATATCTTAAAAAATGGAGATCATCTCAACAATTACAACTCTCGGAATatgcacaaagagatcaaatataCTATCCAAATATGTCATGCTGCAacatgtcaaatatgtcttaCTCAAAGTTCTAGCAACATTCAAGATCCGAATGGAGTGCTGCTACATGCTTCTTGATAATCAAATAGATCGAGGAGATGCATATCATCCTACGTTCAAGGAATACGCCGCTAAGGCCCTCAAATTACGGATAACAAATCGGAAGAAAGAATTAAGAAATAAACAGAGTTGAACCCtcaatatttatcaataaaattattttttatttataattatttgtGATTGCAATTTTATTGTTCTACACGAATTTATTGCAAACACGTACATTAGTTAGCTATAAAGAGACTTTCAAAttatgagaaataaaattatgtgGGCACGTATCTAGTAAAGAAGAGTCAATCATCTTCCTGTGGACTTTTGACGTGCAGCAAGGCAAGGATTACGTGACAAGACAAACACCACGActagaaaaacaagaaaagaaaagagaaaaaaagatttGGGTAAAAGggttataaaaagaaaagaagaaaaaaagatttaaaaaagtTAATATCATTTCGTGCCAGTGGATTGGTTGTTGGGAAAAGACAAGATTCCTGCTTGTAACAGCAGCCAATCATCAACAGCTTTATCcatcttcttattttttcttttatttcatggGTTTTTTATGGAGCTCATAACACCTGTTCCAAACTGGCAATTACAGCATCTCACCTGATAAACCATTTTCTGATGTCTTTTCCATCAACTATTTCCAGGTAAAACATGCTCTGATGTTACTCTCTCCTTGTTATATTGCATAGCCAGAGCTTCATCTAAGGTGGGAGTTCTCTGCTGATGCAAATTGTCGAGAAGTTGAATAGGGAAGGACAAGAATTCCATGGAAGAGACCTTAGGGTCTGTTAAAGCAGCCATTAATTTGTACAAAGGAAAGGTTCTTGAAGGAAAATCTGCACAGAACCAATCCTCAATTATGAAGTCTTTAGAGGTAGACGACATATTTTCACCCAATTTTCATTCACCTTTCAGCATCATTTGAGTCTTTCTTGGTGAACTAACCTTAATCTTGCATAATCTTATCAGAAGCCATATCCAAGAACGAGCCAACTTCACATAGCAAGAAGGGACATGGGGCGACTCGGTGAGAGCAGAAAAGTTGCAGAGGCAGAAAAATCCCAAGCAGAATCTGAACTTTTGGACGCGAAAAAGATGGTGAAAGAGCTAACTTCACGGATAGAAGAGTTAAATTCAAGACTAAATGACAGGAATAAAGACTTGGAGAAACTAAAGACGGCAAAAAGAGGAGGAATTTGGGGTATGGCTATTAGCAACCCTCAGAATTCCAAAGTAACAACAGAGTTGGGAAATGCAAAAGAACAACTGATTAAGCTTAAACAAGATATGGCTTCCATGTTAGAGGAAAAAAGAAGAGCAGAGCAAGAAATAGAAGCCTCTAGTTTGAAAATGCAATCTTTTTCAAGCAAAGTAGATGCATTAAGGAAGGAGGTTGAGGAACTTAACGAAGAGCTTGTGCTAGTTGAGTTGGCTCGAATAGAGGCCATTAAAGAATTCAGAGCAATTGAAGCTCAAAGAAGGGAAGACGCAGAGAAACATTCAGCAGCAATGGAGGAGAACAGGAAGAAAATGAATGACACGGTCCAAGAAATTCAGAGATCACAAGAGCTACAAGAAAAACTGGCCTTGACAACTTCAGATGTCCAAGTTTTGGAAAGTGAATTGAAGCAAGTAAAGGAAATGGACAGATGGATTCAGAAAGACGAGAGCTTGATTATCCAACCTGATTTCCTGGAAAAAGACTTATCTTTGTTGCAGTCATTGAAAGAAGACTTGGAGACAGCAAAGAAGGAATTAGCTTCCGTTAAAAGAGGCAGCTTTGAGTTCATGGCTTCAATGGACATCGTGAGGAATGAGCTCGACCGCATCTCTGAGGAATCAGCTCgattaaagaaaaaaggaaacaaagCCGACTTGACGATTCAGAACCTGAACGCGAAGCTTCTGAGGGCAAAGGCTAAACTGGAAGCTGCATCAGACAATGAAGGAAAAGCAAGCTCTATTGCTTCAAGTTTATCCCTCACTCTAGAACAGTTGAGAAATGAAACTGAAGAAGCTGAGAAAGAAAGGGTGACAGCAACTGAGGAAGCTgcaaaagtgaaagaagaaattCAGAAAACAGAATCTGAAACACTCTTGGCCGAGGAAAAATGGGAAGCTGCACTACAAGAGCTTGAAACCATCAAATTATCAGAAGCTACTGTCCTAAACAATCTAAAGAGGCTTGTTGAGATTACAATGAAAAGTAGGGCATCAGCTTCAAGGGGAAGCTCAATAACTATTTCAAGATTTGAGTATGAGTACTTAACGGGACGTGCAGCACAGGCAGTTGAAATTGCTGATAAAAAAGTAGCAGCAGCTCAGGCTTGGATAAAAGCTTTGCAAGCCAGTGAAAAGGAGATCTCACTGAAGACAGAGGTCACCAGAGAGGAAATCCGAGAGCTTAAGATGGAAGAAGAGCAAAATGGCCCAAAAATGGAGTATTCACCTTCTGCAAAGATATTGGTTGATATGCAGTTGCAGAAATGGGAGGAGATAAATGAAACAAACCTGGAACAATCTCAGAACGGTTTACGTACAAACTCCACCTCAATAAGTGGAAAAATGACACCAGCAAGACGAGCTAAGTTCAGAAAGTCAACATCTCCTGCACCTCGAACATCTAGAGCGGCTTCCTTTGCGGTTAGGAGAAGAAGAAAGGTAATGCCAAACATAGCTAAG
Proteins encoded in this window:
- the LOC107821017 gene encoding protein PLASTID MOVEMENT IMPAIRED 2, producing MEETLGSVKAAINLYKGKVLEGKSAQNQSSIMKSLEKPYPRTSQLHIARRDMGRLGESRKVAEAEKSQAESELLDAKKMVKELTSRIEELNSRLNDRNKDLEKLKTAKRGGIWGMAISNPQNSKVTTELGNAKEQLIKLKQDMASMLEEKRRAEQEIEASSLKMQSFSSKVDALRKEVEELNEELVLVELARIEAIKEFRAIEAQRREDAEKHSAAMEENRKKMNDTVQEIQRSQELQEKLALTTSDVQVLESELKQVKEMDRWIQKDESLIIQPDFLEKDLSLLQSLKEDLETAKKELASVKRGSFEFMASMDIVRNELDRISEESARLKKKGNKADLTIQNLNAKLLRAKAKLEAASDNEGKASSIASSLSLTLEQLRNETEEAEKERVTATEEAAKVKEEIQKTESETLLAEEKWEAALQELETIKLSEATVLNNLKRLVEITMKSRASASRGSSITISRFEYEYLTGRAAQAVEIADKKVAAAQAWIKALQASEKEISLKTEVTREEIRELKMEEEQNGPKMEYSPSAKILVDMQLQKWEEINETNLEQSQNGLRTNSTSISGKMTPARRAKFRKSTSPAPRTSRAASFAVRRRRKVMPNIAKLFNSKSNEESL